A genomic segment from Neobacillus sp. YX16 encodes:
- a CDS encoding sugar ABC transporter substrate-binding protein translates to MKKTITMLMISLLLVLSVLGGCSSKSEETSTDGKTTIEVWAMGDEGKRLSGVVKDFEAKNPKIKLKVTAIPWDSAHDKLVTAAAAKEGPDVIQLGSSWVTEFAAAGGLLDLSKYDKSEEYPNINSDDFFAGASEGSKYEGKLYSVPWYVETRVLYYRSDLLAQVGYKEAPKTQAELKDAAEKLVKLGGKGHYGLDLAIADPMYPQVFSWQNGVDLIDSKNRKANFNDPKAISSMEYYASFFKEGLAAGPDVQIDITQAFADGIKPMYISGPWMINIMNDAKATTGEFEWNIAPLPAGDTDNTSYLGGAGLSVSAYSDNPKEAITFINYMADPEVQVNWYKTANGLPAVTSAWEDPSLADDKILSVFREQLDHAKVPPMIVELESIKQNIIKMVEDVVVGGADVKSEMKKLEQTAQEILDGK, encoded by the coding sequence ATGAAAAAGACAATTACAATGCTAATGATAAGTCTTCTTTTAGTTTTAAGTGTATTAGGAGGTTGTTCATCTAAAAGTGAAGAGACATCAACAGATGGAAAAACGACGATTGAAGTTTGGGCAATGGGAGATGAAGGTAAACGGCTAAGCGGTGTAGTAAAAGACTTTGAAGCTAAGAACCCTAAAATAAAATTGAAAGTTACTGCAATTCCTTGGGATAGTGCACATGATAAATTGGTTACTGCAGCAGCAGCAAAAGAAGGTCCAGATGTAATCCAATTAGGAAGTTCATGGGTAACAGAGTTTGCAGCAGCGGGTGGATTATTAGACTTAAGTAAGTATGATAAATCAGAAGAATATCCAAATATTAATTCAGACGATTTTTTTGCAGGAGCATCAGAAGGATCAAAATATGAAGGTAAATTATACTCAGTACCATGGTATGTAGAAACACGTGTACTTTATTACCGTAGTGATTTATTAGCTCAAGTAGGATACAAAGAAGCTCCAAAAACACAAGCTGAATTAAAAGATGCAGCAGAAAAATTAGTGAAACTTGGCGGAAAAGGTCATTATGGACTTGATCTTGCTATCGCAGATCCTATGTACCCACAAGTATTCAGTTGGCAAAATGGAGTAGACCTTATTGATTCAAAAAATCGAAAAGCAAACTTTAATGATCCAAAAGCAATTTCTTCTATGGAATACTATGCTAGCTTTTTTAAAGAAGGCTTAGCTGCTGGCCCAGATGTACAAATCGATATTACACAAGCATTTGCAGATGGAATTAAACCAATGTATATTAGTGGCCCATGGATGATTAATATTATGAATGATGCAAAGGCAACAACAGGTGAATTTGAATGGAATATTGCACCACTTCCTGCAGGGGATACAGACAATACTTCGTATTTAGGTGGGGCTGGATTATCAGTTTCTGCATACTCAGACAATCCAAAAGAAGCAATTACATTTATAAACTATATGGCTGACCCTGAAGTACAAGTAAATTGGTATAAAACGGCTAACGGTTTGCCAGCAGTTACGTCAGCTTGGGAGGATCCAAGCTTAGCAGATGATAAAATATTATCAGTTTTTAGAGAGCAATTAGATCACGCCAAAGTACCACCAATGATTGTCGAATTAGAATCAATTAAACAAAATATTATAAAAATGGTTGAAGATGTTGTAGTAGGCGGAGCAGATGTAAAATCAGAAATGAAGAAACTAGAACAAACTGCACAAGAAATCCTGGATGGAAAATAA
- a CDS encoding phytanoyl-CoA dioxygenase family protein: MGKNLDMLPTLKNSYVLNSGQIEEYQKNGHACLRGLATSEEVEIYGEAIREVVKELNYQNKPIHERTTYGKAFIQIGNVWKKSEIIQRFVMARRFAKVAAELMGVDGVRIYHDQALFKEPSGGHTPWHQDQIYWPFDTDKTITMWMPIVPITEEMGSMTFASGSQKSGYVSKIEISDESHRTLEQYIEGKGFEKVTYGAMDAGDATFHAGWTMHNAPGNPTNRMREVMTIIYYADDSLAAEPDSNARKNDLAQWLPGVKPGEVAASHLNPLVYSRK, encoded by the coding sequence ATGGGTAAGAATCTTGATATGCTTCCAACTTTGAAAAATAGTTATGTATTGAATTCAGGTCAAATCGAAGAATATCAAAAAAATGGTCACGCTTGTTTGAGAGGTCTAGCTACTTCAGAAGAAGTCGAGATTTATGGAGAAGCCATCAGGGAGGTTGTAAAAGAACTCAATTATCAAAATAAGCCAATTCACGAACGGACCACATATGGTAAAGCTTTCATTCAGATAGGGAATGTGTGGAAAAAAAGTGAAATTATTCAACGCTTCGTCATGGCTCGCAGATTTGCAAAAGTAGCAGCTGAGTTGATGGGTGTTGATGGAGTGAGGATTTATCATGATCAAGCATTGTTCAAGGAACCGAGCGGGGGGCACACGCCATGGCATCAAGATCAAATTTATTGGCCGTTTGATACAGACAAAACGATCACAATGTGGATGCCAATCGTTCCAATTACAGAAGAGATGGGATCTATGACTTTCGCTTCTGGTTCTCAAAAATCGGGGTATGTCAGTAAAATCGAGATTTCCGATGAGTCTCACCGGACGTTAGAGCAATATATTGAAGGAAAAGGTTTCGAAAAAGTGACATATGGTGCAATGGATGCTGGTGACGCAACATTTCATGCCGGTTGGACGATGCACAATGCTCCAGGAAATCCAACAAACCGTATGCGAGAGGTCATGACAATCATTTATTATGCAGATGATTCTTTAGCTGCGGAACCAGACAGCAATGCTCGTAAAAATGACTTAGCCCAATGGTTACCAGGAGTTAAGCCAGGTGAGGTAGCTGCAAGTCATTTGAATCCACTAGTATATAGCAGGAAATAA
- a CDS encoding sugar ABC transporter permease, whose amino-acid sequence MKIRFFSNRPYMIFILPALIILSVFSIFPIFVALGVSLTNMNLIGLLNWSQVQFVGFENYMDLLADKEFRQAFFNTIFYVVFGVPLVVVASLGVALLLDYGKNKFFTAARALFYMPSVTTSVAIAVVFGYLYNNHYGLFNYVLSLLDLPKVPWLTHPIIAKISLILMAAWKSIGFNMIIFLAALQGIPKDYYEAAEIDGAKKWQKLLYIKVPLLGFATFFVASTTLIGWFQFFEEPMIMTKGGPVGSTNSIALFIYDKGFKLSEFGYAAAGSFVLFLIILALTLIQFKLRKKDNGYN is encoded by the coding sequence ATGAAAATTAGATTTTTTTCAAATAGGCCCTACATGATATTTATTTTGCCAGCCTTAATCATATTATCTGTATTTTCAATATTTCCAATCTTTGTAGCTCTTGGAGTTAGTCTGACAAATATGAATTTAATTGGTCTCCTAAATTGGAGTCAAGTTCAGTTTGTTGGATTCGAGAATTATATGGACTTATTAGCAGATAAGGAGTTTAGACAGGCTTTTTTTAATACGATTTTTTACGTTGTATTTGGTGTACCATTAGTAGTAGTAGCTTCACTAGGTGTGGCCTTATTGTTAGATTATGGGAAGAATAAGTTCTTCACTGCAGCTCGTGCATTGTTTTATATGCCATCAGTAACTACATCTGTTGCAATAGCTGTTGTTTTTGGATATTTATATAATAATCATTATGGATTATTTAATTATGTGCTTTCCTTATTAGACCTACCGAAAGTACCTTGGTTAACACACCCGATTATAGCGAAAATTTCATTAATTCTAATGGCAGCTTGGAAATCCATTGGATTTAATATGATCATATTTTTAGCAGCACTACAAGGAATTCCAAAAGATTATTATGAAGCAGCGGAAATTGATGGAGCAAAGAAATGGCAAAAACTATTATATATTAAAGTGCCATTATTAGGATTCGCAACATTTTTTGTTGCATCGACAACATTAATCGGCTGGTTCCAATTTTTTGAAGAGCCAATGATTATGACAAAGGGTGGGCCAGTAGGGTCAACGAATTCAATCGCTTTATTCATCTACGATAAAGGATTTAAATTGAGTGAATTTGGATATGCGGCAGCAGGATCTTTTGTCTTGTTTTTAATTATTTTGGCACTTACTTTAATACAATTTAAATTGAGAAAAAAGGATAATGGATATAATTAA
- a CDS encoding AraC family transcriptional regulator, with protein MNLHELLRINPFSPYIRECEYAVRPQWYFPERRLLDYLLVYFQEGNCLFEIDGEEYHFSPGDFCLAQPGSLKVMRGLTPTVTPFAHFDMFYNPLREESFPTRAGQTDLKDYLHLIQPCLNDIDGIHIPVRLNPKDPEKFKMTILRMVESWQNRDPLRQMEAQSLASELIVRIIYDHNGISFSETETLPSFNWFPSYLSLHLSESVTVEDMARRANLSVSRFREVFKKTFDMPPHKYLMHLRIQHAKELLKNTEYSVEKIAEYCGFADIHHLSKTFKKVVGITPRFYRNNHNTTMNQAKSRYSDKFL; from the coding sequence ATGAATTTACATGAATTACTCCGGATTAATCCATTTTCACCTTATATTCGAGAATGCGAATATGCTGTCCGCCCGCAATGGTATTTTCCAGAAAGACGGCTACTGGATTATTTGCTTGTATATTTTCAGGAAGGGAATTGTTTGTTTGAAATTGATGGAGAGGAATACCATTTTTCCCCTGGTGATTTTTGTCTTGCTCAACCAGGAAGTTTAAAAGTAATGCGTGGTCTGACTCCTACTGTCACCCCTTTTGCACATTTTGATATGTTTTATAACCCACTCCGTGAAGAGAGCTTTCCTACTCGCGCAGGACAAACTGATTTAAAAGACTATTTGCATTTAATTCAACCCTGTCTGAATGACATTGACGGAATCCACATTCCCGTTCGTTTAAATCCGAAGGATCCAGAAAAATTTAAAATGACAATTTTGAGGATGGTCGAGAGCTGGCAAAACCGGGATCCATTACGACAAATGGAAGCACAATCACTTGCATCAGAGTTGATTGTTCGCATAATTTATGATCATAACGGTATTAGTTTCAGTGAAACGGAGACACTGCCGTCCTTTAATTGGTTTCCCTCCTATCTTTCTTTGCATCTATCTGAATCTGTCACCGTTGAGGATATGGCTCGACGTGCGAATCTATCTGTTTCTCGGTTTAGAGAAGTGTTCAAAAAAACTTTTGACATGCCGCCGCATAAATACTTGATGCATTTACGCATACAGCATGCCAAGGAATTACTTAAAAACACCGAATACTCGGTAGAAAAGATAGCCGAGTACTGTGGATTTGCCGACATTCACCATCTTTCCAAAACCTTTAAGAAAGTGGTGGGTATCACTCCGCGGTTCTATAGAAACAATCACAATACCACTATGAATCAAGCAAAATCGCGGTATAGTGATAAATTTTTGTAA
- a CDS encoding Gfo/Idh/MocA family oxidoreductase codes for MRKIRIGIIGVGIIGKVHLDNYAKLEGAEVVAACDLNESELKLVAEKYNIPFTYTNFREMLNRDDLDAIDVCLHNNLHAEITIDALKAGKHVYCEKPIAGSYKDGKKMVDTAIEYGKNLHVQLSFLYSLETKAAKRLIDGEKLGKLYHARSTGFRRRGRPFVDGYGTKDFNQKKIASGGALFDMGVYRISQLLYLMNMPQVKTISGKTYQEMDMDEKRRQISGFDVEELGVGFVRFEDGLTLDIIESWAIHLNGFEGSSIVGNQGGIRFPGHSNGVNVPFSYHTSVCDMDMDSTFDLGAADYRWHQLGENTDAYDSSQHNWIAALQGRVELLPTAEIALQTILISEGIYFSDRLGREVTAEEVVSMSETHALKV; via the coding sequence ATGAGAAAAATTAGAATTGGAATCATTGGTGTAGGAATCATTGGTAAAGTTCACTTGGATAATTATGCAAAACTAGAAGGGGCAGAGGTGGTTGCGGCCTGCGACCTAAATGAGAGCGAGCTAAAATTAGTTGCTGAAAAATACAATATCCCTTTTACGTACACGAATTTTCGTGAAATGTTAAATCGTGATGATCTTGATGCAATTGATGTATGTCTTCATAATAATCTTCACGCTGAGATTACAATTGATGCCTTAAAAGCTGGCAAACATGTATATTGTGAAAAACCAATTGCTGGTTCTTATAAAGATGGGAAGAAAATGGTGGATACGGCGATAGAATACGGAAAGAATCTCCATGTTCAGCTTAGCTTCCTATACTCCTTAGAAACAAAGGCCGCAAAACGCTTAATTGATGGGGAAAAACTGGGGAAATTATATCACGCTCGTTCTACTGGATTTAGAAGGCGTGGCCGTCCCTTTGTAGATGGCTATGGAACAAAAGACTTTAACCAAAAGAAAATCGCTTCCGGAGGTGCGCTCTTTGATATGGGAGTGTATCGTATCTCACAACTACTCTACTTAATGAACATGCCTCAAGTCAAAACAATCTCAGGAAAAACATACCAAGAGATGGACATGGATGAAAAACGCAGACAAATCAGCGGTTTTGATGTAGAAGAGCTTGGTGTAGGTTTCGTTCGATTCGAAGACGGACTTACCTTGGATATTATTGAGTCATGGGCCATTCATCTGAACGGATTTGAAGGAAGTAGTATTGTCGGTAACCAAGGGGGCATCAGATTCCCAGGTCATTCAAATGGAGTGAATGTACCATTCAGCTATCATACATCTGTTTGTGATATGGATATGGACAGTACTTTTGATTTAGGTGCAGCTGATTACCGTTGGCATCAGTTAGGAGAAAATACAGATGCTTATGATTCTTCTCAACATAATTGGATTGCTGCACTTCAAGGTAGGGTAGAATTGTTGCCAACTGCAGAAATAGCCCTTCAAACGATATTAATTAGCGAAGGTATTTATTTTTCTGATCGTTTGGGGAGAGAAGTTACTGCAGAGGAAGTCGTATCAATGTCTGAGACACATGCGTTAAAGGTTTAA
- a CDS encoding endonuclease/exonuclease/phosphatase family protein, which produces MEITIMTFNLRVDVPSDNENSWKNRADKAAEVIKKHNPSIIGIQEGLSYMLSDIEDRLGNYQYLGRGREVGNKGELSAIFYKKDILNVVNQGQFWLSEQPSVSGSKSWGSDYPRVCTWGHFQFKNYPKKDFFIYNTHLDHISQEAREQGIRMIWGVIGTHQLKERPFFLTGDLNATPENSVITYLKSKEKLVDAYSILEGEIGSTFHSFSGETEGHPIDYIFAAKEVQLHKTIVDRCKINGSFPSDHFPVILKASI; this is translated from the coding sequence ATGGAAATAACAATAATGACATTTAATTTACGTGTTGATGTCCCCAGTGACAATGAGAATTCATGGAAGAACCGAGCAGATAAGGCTGCTGAAGTAATCAAAAAACATAACCCGAGCATTATCGGTATACAGGAAGGGCTTTCTTATATGTTATCTGATATTGAAGACCGTTTAGGTAACTATCAATATCTCGGGCGTGGTCGTGAGGTTGGAAATAAGGGAGAACTTTCAGCCATTTTCTACAAAAAAGATATACTAAATGTTGTTAATCAAGGACAATTTTGGTTATCCGAACAACCTTCTGTTTCTGGCAGCAAAAGTTGGGGCTCTGATTATCCGCGTGTATGTACATGGGGACATTTTCAATTTAAAAATTATCCTAAAAAGGATTTCTTTATTTATAATACACACTTAGATCATATTAGTCAGGAAGCAAGGGAACAAGGAATTCGAATGATATGGGGTGTAATAGGAACTCATCAACTAAAAGAAAGACCTTTCTTTTTAACAGGAGATTTGAATGCAACGCCTGAAAATAGCGTTATTACTTACTTAAAAAGTAAAGAAAAGCTGGTTGATGCCTATAGCATATTGGAAGGTGAAATCGGATCTACTTTTCATAGTTTTTCAGGTGAAACAGAGGGCCATCCAATCGATTACATCTTTGCTGCAAAAGAGGTTCAGTTACATAAGACCATTGTGGATAGATGTAAGATAAATGGTAGTTTTCCATCCGATCACTTTCCAGTTATTCTAAAGGCCTCTATTTAA
- a CDS encoding TIM barrel protein, which produces MKYSIASYSFHGMFNEGKMDLFGYLESVKYRYHLNNADIWNMMLASFDEDYLKKVKEAMDEKDLYLANLCVDCAEVWDSDPTARKKWYENALKNLRAAEILDAKTVRIDMGGRDLDMTEEQFEYTVKRYREYADIAYNCGFMVGPENHWGASRVPENIRKVYEAVDHPSFGILLHFDNWDVDKENGDQLCAKYAFHTHLAAWVIPSCEEKLQILKDVGYKGHLGIEHHSSKNEYSQVAWQLATTRNTWNAMKTRSEMGTVVL; this is translated from the coding sequence ATGAAATATTCAATAGCTTCGTATTCTTTTCACGGAATGTTTAATGAAGGTAAAATGGACTTATTTGGTTATCTTGAAAGTGTTAAGTATCGCTATCATCTTAACAATGCAGACATTTGGAACATGATGCTGGCAAGTTTTGATGAAGATTATTTGAAAAAAGTGAAAGAAGCTATGGATGAAAAAGACTTATATTTAGCAAATCTATGTGTGGATTGTGCAGAAGTATGGGATTCCGATCCAACAGCAAGGAAGAAATGGTATGAAAATGCACTGAAAAATTTAAGAGCAGCTGAAATATTAGATGCTAAAACTGTTCGAATTGATATGGGTGGCAGGGATTTAGACATGACAGAAGAGCAGTTTGAATATACAGTCAAGCGCTATAGGGAATATGCGGACATTGCCTATAATTGTGGATTTATGGTTGGACCTGAAAACCATTGGGGTGCATCTAGAGTGCCGGAAAATATAAGGAAAGTTTATGAAGCAGTAGATCACCCATCCTTTGGTATTCTTTTGCACTTTGATAACTGGGATGTTGATAAGGAAAATGGAGATCAACTTTGTGCAAAGTATGCGTTCCATACCCATTTGGCAGCATGGGTTATACCATCTTGTGAAGAGAAACTTCAAATTCTAAAAGATGTTGGTTACAAAGGACACCTGGGTATAGAACATCATTCAAGCAAAAATGAATATAGTCAAGTTGCATGGCAGTTAGCAACTACTCGAAACACTTGGAATGCTATGAAAACTCGTAGTGAGATGGGAACTGTAGTATTATGA
- a CDS encoding carbohydrate ABC transporter permease, with protein MNQQKLSAERLLVYIVLLVGGILMTLPLFWAIFTSFKTAAEAMQTPPSLFPNEWLIDNYKKLFVELNFGTYLRNTLVLVAFSFLGLFINMMAGYGFAKFKFKNKEKIFYLVLATMMIPGQATMIPNYLILNKMGLTNTMAGIILPGLAGAFTIFLFRQFMETIPDDLIEASRIDGAGNIRIFMQIVAPICKPIIAVQAILGFIHAWNSFLWPLIVANSEDLYTLGVGLSLLKGQNVSDFALQMTGSSVMIVPVIILFLFCQKYIVEGFTTSGLK; from the coding sequence ATGAATCAACAAAAGTTGTCTGCAGAGCGACTCTTAGTTTATATCGTATTGCTAGTAGGTGGAATCTTAATGACGTTGCCATTATTCTGGGCAATATTTACATCGTTTAAAACAGCTGCTGAAGCAATGCAAACACCACCATCTCTTTTTCCAAATGAATGGTTAATAGATAATTATAAGAAGTTATTTGTTGAATTGAATTTTGGTACATATTTAAGAAATACACTTGTGTTAGTAGCATTTTCCTTTCTCGGGTTATTTATTAACATGATGGCAGGGTATGGATTTGCAAAATTCAAATTTAAAAACAAAGAGAAGATTTTTTACTTAGTTTTAGCAACTATGATGATCCCGGGTCAAGCAACAATGATACCGAATTATTTAATATTAAATAAAATGGGACTAACAAATACAATGGCAGGAATTATATTACCAGGTCTGGCAGGAGCCTTTACAATATTTTTATTCAGACAATTCATGGAAACGATTCCTGATGATTTAATTGAAGCGTCAAGAATAGATGGAGCTGGGAATATTAGAATATTTATGCAAATCGTGGCCCCTATCTGTAAGCCAATAATAGCAGTACAAGCTATTTTGGGATTTATTCATGCATGGAATAGCTTCCTATGGCCATTAATTGTTGCAAACTCAGAGGATTTATATACATTAGGTGTAGGACTTTCACTTTTAAAGGGGCAGAACGTCAGCGACTTTGCTCTACAAATGACTGGTTCATCCGTGATGATTGTACCCGTAATTATTTTATTCCTATTTTGTCAGAAATATATTGTTGAAGGATTTACTACATCTGGTCTTAAATAA